The proteins below are encoded in one region of Zerene cesonia ecotype Mississippi chromosome 26, Zerene_cesonia_1.1, whole genome shotgun sequence:
- the LOC119836971 gene encoding endonuclease G, mitochondrial — MISKRLLHIAQLSAVGLAGYFVGYREKNKNDESRNVNGKTLRSLPALPIFGTVSAAVPYTEGGGAKDRISEIMKYGFPGLDNVRSYDDFVLSYDRRTRVPHWVFEHITKDHITKNDAVDRSKCDFKPDESIHPFFRSQNSDYKGSGFDRGHMAAAGNHRLAQRHVDQTFFLTNMAPQVGQGFNRDSWNRLEKHVRKLTKVYDNVYCCTGPLYLPRKEADGKTYVKYQVIGANTVAVPTHFYKVVVCEAPDGSLHMESYVMPNQRLPDETPVSSYMVPPETIEKAAGLLFFDKIHRSKLTTINGKKV; from the exons atgatatcAAAGCGACTGCTACATATAGCGCAATTAAGCGCAGTAGGCTTAGCTGGTTATTTTGTAGGATATagagagaaaaataaaaatgacgaATCTAGAAATGTAAATGGAAAAACATTACGAAGTTTACCTGCATTACCAATATTTGGCACTGTATCTGCTGCAGTACCGTATACAGAAGGAGGTGGAGCGAAAGATAGG ATAtcagaaataatgaaatatgggTTCCCGGGTCTCGACAATGTTCGCTCGTATGACGACTTCGTGCTATCCTACGATCGACGCACACGGGTGCCTCACTGGGTTTTTGAGCACATCACAAAGGATCATATAACCAAGAATGATGCAGTGGACAGGAGTAAATGTGACTTCAAGCCAGATGAAAGCATACATCCATTCTTTAG ATCTCAGAACAGTGACTACAAAGGTTCAGGTTTTGACCGTGGTCACATGGCTGCAGCCGGCAACCATCGTCTGGCACAGAGGCATGTCGATCAGACATTCTTCTTGACTAATATGGCTCCACAG gtaGGTCAAGGGTTCAATAGAGATTCATGGAATAGGCTGGAAAAACATGTACGGAAGCTGACAAAAGTGTATGATAATGTTTATTGCTGTACAGGTCCACTCTACTTACCCAG GAAAGAAGCAGATGGCAAAACATATGTGAAATATCAAGTGATCGGTGCAAACACAGTAGCAGTTCCTACACATTTCTACAAAGTTGTTGTGTGTGAGGCACCAGATGGCAGTTTGCATATGGAGTCCTATGTTATGCCCAACCAGAGGCTACCCGACGAGACTCCTGTATCATCATATATG GTACCGCCCGAGACAATAGAAAAAGCGGCTGGGCTTTTATTCTTTGACAAAATACATAGAAGTAAATTGACAACAATTAACGGGAAAaaagtgtaa
- the LOC119837071 gene encoding probable phenylalanine--tRNA ligase, mitochondrial, producing the protein MTIILTRSRLLSSYLFKSNFSTAAKSIASIQINNKVYATDDFTNVTPKIISYLNKNLHLQKDHPLSMVRQRIVNYFYSSFTHGGNPTFSVYDNLSPIVSTKQNFDDLLIPIDHVSRAKSDCYYVNNSLLLRAHMTAHQSELLRAGLDNFLMIGDVYRRDEIDSTHFPVFHQVDAVRSQLKEQLFENHPSLEIFEKSFTDNPQTFKNTIDDPTKQSCHTLEATKLMEAQLKNHLIGLVKVLFGDDIQHRWVDAYFPFTHPSWELEIFYENRWMEVLGCGIVRNEILANAGPNNSIAYAFGLGLERLAMALYKIPDIRLMWSNDSGFLTQFQGKELHAKISYKPVSIYPQCSNDLSFWLPPNYTIDSFMSNDFYDLVRDVGGDIIEQVKLKDKFIHPKTKKHSLCFSIVYRHLERTLTQAEVNLVHKQIEKAAEQTFGVVIR; encoded by the exons ATGACGATAATTCTGACAAGATCGCGATTATTGTCCAGTTACCTTTTCAAGTCTAATTTCAGTACCGCAGCTAAATCTATTGCctctattcaaataaacaataaagtgTATGCCACAGATGATTTTACTAACGTAACACCTAAAATTATatcgtatttaaataagaatttacaCTTGCAAAAAGACCATCCGCTGTCCATGGTGCGGCAGcgaattgtaaattatttctattcatcATTTACGCATGGAGGAAATCCAACGTTCAGCGTATACGATAATTTATCGCCGATTGTCTctacaaaacaaaactttgATGATTTGCTTATACCGATTGACCATGTCAGTAGGGCAAAGTCTGATTGCTATTacgtaaataattcattactCCTTCGAGCTCACATGACAGCACATCAAAGTGAGTTGCTTCGAGCCGGACTGGATAACTTTCTCATGATTGGTGATGTATACAGAAGGGATGAAATAGACTCTACTCATTTTCCAGTTTTTCATCAG GTAGATGCAGTGCGATCTCAATTAAAAGAACAATTATTTGAGAACCACCCTAGTCtggaaatatttgaaaagtcTTTTACTGATAACCCACAAACATTTAAGAATACAATAGACGATCCAACAAAACAGAGCTGCCATACATTAGAAGCAACTAAATTGATGGAGGCACAGTTAAAAAACCATCTAATTGGCTTGGTAAAAGTACTATTTGGAGATGATATTCAACATAGATGGGTTGATGCGTATTTTCCCTTTACACATCCATCCTGGGAGCTAGAAATCTTCTACGAAAATAGATGGATGGAAGTCCTAGGCTGTGGTATTGTACGAAACGAAATCCTAGCTAATGCCGGACCTAATAATAGCATAGCATATGCATTTGGTCTAGGTTTGGAAAGACTCGCTATGGCATTATACAAAATACCAGATATTCGACTAATGTGGAGTAATGATTCTGGATTTTTAACACAGTTCCAGGGTAAAGAGCTACATGCAAAGATATCATATAAACCAGTATCCATATACCCTCAATGTAGTAACGATTTGTCATTTTGGTTACCTCCAAATTATACAATAGATAGTTTCATGAGTAATGACTTTTATGACTTGGTAAGGGATGTTGGAGGTGATATTATAGAACAG GtcaaattaaaagataaattcatacatccaaaaacaaagaaacacagCCTATGTTTCAGTATAGTGTACAGGCATTTAGAAAGGACTCTGACGCAAGCTGAAGTAAACCTCGTCCACAAACAAATAGAGAAGGCGGCAGAACAAACATTTGGAGTTGTTATTAGATaa